From the Myxococcales bacterium genome, one window contains:
- a CDS encoding sigma 54-interacting transcriptional regulator produces the protein MAVLVFIKSSRINDYYDLTKKTVAVGRDDTCEICLGDGSVSRRHALIQHENGAFWLKDLGSKNGTRRNQETIDRILLQNGDRLSFGNINAIFYLDPPTETAIAPHVSEETYLFQTDTLTAEQERLHFLYDLAANAATMNQPRALAPLVLEAMGEQLGAEHTYFGLVENDTLTQGFFRSFTGETEPFLLSRTILTKVIKSRKALLLQNAALESTLQDKTSVINTRTKSVACVPLGVGERLSGILYADTRSLVKAFTKNDLAFMAAIGAILGSLLLQWRTIVDLRSANLELQDRLDGYRLIGSSPRLTETRETLEKFARKGESSVLINGESGTGKELAARMIHLLSNRANRPFNAVNCAALPKDLIEDELFGHAKGAFTSANHDRHGLFQMTDGGSLFLDEIGEMPLAMQAKLLRVLETGEVRPIGDDKTVRVSVRIIAATNRDLPQMLREGTFRQDLFYRLHVLSLRLPALREHADDIPELSDYFLRELRGKVSTRVTGFSVEALAAMSRYAWPGNVRELKNVIERALYLADDSLIEPAHLLLAGDDETPDVESGSEDHYALKQDGPLEKEIEQLERARILAALGKYHWHKSNTAAELGITRKTLAAKIKKYTL, from the coding sequence TTTGGTTTTTATTAAATCCTCTCGGATCAATGACTATTATGATCTGACGAAAAAGACAGTAGCCGTCGGTCGCGACGATACTTGCGAGATTTGTCTGGGCGACGGCAGCGTTTCGCGCCGGCATGCGCTGATTCAACATGAAAACGGCGCTTTTTGGCTCAAGGATCTCGGCAGTAAAAACGGGACTCGCCGAAACCAGGAAACCATCGACCGGATCTTACTGCAAAATGGTGATCGGCTTTCATTTGGCAACATCAACGCGATTTTCTATCTCGATCCGCCGACCGAAACCGCGATTGCTCCCCATGTTTCGGAAGAAACTTATTTATTTCAAACCGATACCCTGACGGCCGAACAGGAACGATTGCATTTCCTTTACGACTTGGCGGCGAATGCCGCAACAATGAATCAGCCGCGAGCGCTGGCGCCGCTAGTGCTTGAAGCCATGGGCGAACAATTGGGCGCCGAGCATACCTATTTCGGACTAGTGGAAAACGATACCCTAACCCAAGGTTTCTTTCGTTCTTTCACCGGCGAAACAGAACCATTTCTCCTGTCCCGTACCATCCTGACCAAGGTCATCAAAAGCCGAAAAGCCCTGCTTTTACAAAACGCCGCTCTGGAATCGACGTTGCAGGACAAAACCAGTGTTATCAATACGCGAACCAAATCCGTGGCCTGTGTGCCGCTGGGTGTGGGCGAACGGTTATCGGGCATTTTATATGCCGATACCCGTTCACTGGTAAAAGCATTTACTAAAAACGATCTCGCTTTTATGGCGGCAATCGGAGCGATCCTCGGTTCCTTGCTGCTTCAATGGCGAACCATTGTTGACTTGCGTTCGGCCAATCTTGAGTTGCAGGATCGTTTGGATGGTTATCGCCTGATCGGTTCCAGTCCGCGCCTGACCGAAACGCGCGAGACGCTTGAAAAATTCGCCCGCAAAGGTGAATCCTCGGTGTTGATTAACGGAGAAAGCGGCACCGGCAAGGAACTCGCCGCTCGAATGATTCATTTATTATCCAACCGCGCCAACCGTCCCTTCAACGCGGTAAACTGCGCCGCTTTACCGAAAGACCTGATCGAGGATGAATTATTCGGCCATGCCAAGGGAGCTTTCACCTCGGCGAATCACGACCGGCACGGTCTGTTTCAAATGACCGATGGCGGTTCGTTGTTTCTGGATGAAATCGGAGAAATGCCCCTGGCAATGCAAGCCAAGCTGTTGCGAGTGTTGGAAACCGGCGAAGTGCGCCCGATCGGCGACGATAAAACCGTTCGCGTATCGGTGCGAATCATTGCCGCCACCAATCGCGATCTGCCACAAATGCTGCGGGAAGGTACTTTTCGTCAGGATTTATTCTATCGCCTGCACGTCTTGTCGCTTCGTTTACCGGCCTTACGCGAGCACGCCGACGACATCCCTGAACTAAGCGACTATTTTTTGCGCGAGTTGCGCGGCAAGGTCAGTACCCGAGTAACCGGTTTTTCCGTCGAAGCGTTGGCGGCAATGAGTCGTTATGCATGGCCGGGAAACGTGCGCGAATTGAAAAACGTCATCGAACGCGCCCTTTATCTGGCTGACGATTCGCTGATCGAACCGGCGCATCTCCTCCTGGCCGGCGACGACGAAACGCCCGACGTAGAATCGGGAAGCGAGGATCATTACGCGTTGAAACAAGACGGTCCATTGGAAAAGGAAATCGAACAATTGGAGCGCGCTCGTATTTTGGCCGCGTTGGGAAAATATCATTGGCATAAATCGAATACCGCCGCCGAACTCGGGATAACTCGAAAAACCCTGGCGGCCAAAATCAAGAAATACACCCTTTAG